One part of the Streptomyces sp. NBC_00286 genome encodes these proteins:
- a CDS encoding vWA domain-containing protein, with the protein MASRPVHFIWLLDCSGSMSINGKIAELNFAIREAIPEMQQAARSNPGATLLIRAVSFASGASWHINDPTPVDQFTWEDLHTYGGTDMGAAFRLAAGALQTPPMPQRALPPVLALVSDGQPTDDWRSGLRAIDDTPWGKRAVRVALAIGDDADKSMLKEFLANPELEPLHAKNPRQLAAAIRWMSTAVKQASTPRADGDGAGPMQAPPPVALGKDEDEDPVW; encoded by the coding sequence ATGGCCAGCCGTCCCGTCCATTTCATCTGGCTGCTGGACTGCTCCGGTTCGATGAGCATCAACGGAAAGATCGCCGAGCTGAACTTCGCCATCCGCGAGGCCATCCCGGAGATGCAGCAGGCCGCCCGCTCCAACCCCGGAGCCACCCTCCTGATCCGGGCCGTTTCCTTCGCCAGCGGCGCCAGTTGGCACATCAACGACCCGACCCCGGTCGACCAGTTCACCTGGGAGGACCTGCACACCTACGGCGGCACCGACATGGGCGCCGCGTTCCGGCTCGCGGCCGGCGCGCTGCAGACGCCGCCCATGCCGCAGCGCGCCCTGCCGCCGGTGCTGGCCCTCGTCTCCGACGGCCAGCCGACCGACGACTGGCGCTCCGGGCTGCGCGCCATCGACGACACGCCCTGGGGCAAGCGTGCGGTGCGGGTGGCCCTCGCCATCGGTGACGACGCCGACAAGAGCATGCTCAAGGAGTTCCTGGCCAACCCGGAGCTGGAACCGCTGCATGCCAAGAACCCGCGCCAGCTCGCCGCGGCGATCCGCTGGATGTCCACGGCGGTGAAGCAGGCCTCCACCCCCAGGGCCGACGGTGACGGGGCCGGTCCCATGCAGGCCCCGCCGCCCGTGGCGCTGGGCAAGGACGAGGACGAAGACCCCGTCTGGTGA